The genomic interval CGCGTTTGCCGTTACACCGTATTTCTGCATTTCCGCATCGACAACGATGGCGAGAGTCGCCACTGCCGCCTTCGCCGGACCGTAATTCGGCTGGCCAACGTTGCCAAGCAGGCCGGAATCCGAGGAGGTGTTAATCACGCGACCGTTCAGGATATTGCCAAGCTTATGTTGCTCCCGCCAGTATTCGCAGGCGTGGCGGGTGCAATTGAACGTGCCCTTCATGTGCACCGCGATGACGGCATCCCATTCCTCTTCCGCCATGTTGAAGATCATACGGTCGCGGAGAATCCCGGCGTTGTTGACGAGGATGTTGAGTTTGCCGAAGGTGTCGATAGCACATTGAACGATACGTTTGGCACCTTTGAAATCGGCGACGTTCTCGTAGTTGGCCACGGCCTCGCCACCGGCGGCCTTGATTTCCTCAACGACTTGCTGCGCCGGGCGATTGTCGGTCCCCGTGCCATCGAAGTTGCCGCCGAGATCGTTGACGACGATTTTTGCTCCATGCTTCGCCAGGAGGAGAGCTTCTTCGCGCCCAATACCGCGGCCGGCACCGGTGACGATAGCAACTTTACCATCAAGCAACATAGTGTCCGCTCCGTATCGAAGTGAGCCCGCGTAGCGCCTGCCCATCTTCTGAAAGATTGTGGTTTTTCCCCTCTCTGACAGGGGCAGAGGAGGTATAGCCCCGCGCTGCACAAAAGAAAAGGGGGGAAGAAGCGACTCTTCCCCCCTGCTGGAGGAGCGACCGATAACTGAGCTTACACGTCGAAATACAGCGCGAATTCGTGCGGATGCGGACGCAACCGCAGCGGATCAAGTTCTTTCCCGCGCTTGTACTCGACCCAGGTTTGAATCACATCTTCGGTAAAGACATCCCCTTTGAGCAAAAAGGCATGATCTTTTTCCAACGCTTGGAGTGAGCCTTCCAAAGAGCCTGGGACCGAAGGGACGTTGGCGAGTTCGTCCGGCGTGAGCGAGTAAATGTCCTTATCCAGCGGATCTCCCGGATGCAGCTTGCGCTCGACACCGTCGAGACCGGCCATCAAGAGGGCGGCAAACGCCAAGTAGCCATTGCTAGACGGATCGGGGAACCGGACTTCGATCCGCTTCGCTTTCGGGTTCGGCGAATACATGGGGATACGCACTGCAGCGGAGCGGTTACGCGCGGAGTAAGCCAAGTTCACCGGAGCCTCGAAGCCAGGGACAAGGCGGCGGTACGAGTTGGCGGTCGGAGCTACGATCGCGCACAGCGCCGGAGCGTGGGCGAGGATGCCGGCGATGTAATGCATGGCCAATTCGCTCATGCCGCCGTAGCCGTCGCCAGCAAACAGAGGCTTCTCGCCTTTCCAGATGGACTGGTGGACGTGCATGCCCGAGCCGTTATCGCCGAAAATCGGTTTCGGCATGAAGGTCGCCGTCTTGCCGTGCTTCCGCGCGACGTTCTTGACGACGTATTTGTACCATTGGAGCGCGTCCGCCATCTTCACCAGCGACAGAAAGCGCATGTCGATTTCCGCCTGTCCGGCGGTGGCTACTTCGTGGTGCTGGCGCTCGATGCGAATGCCAACCTTCTCCATGTACTGCACCATCTCTTGGCGGATGTCTTGCTGCGAGTCGGTCGGAGGAACCGGGAAATACCCTTCTTTGTAGCGCGGTTTGTAACCGAGGTTGGGGCCTTCGTTGCGTCCAGAATTCCACACGCCTTCCACGGAATCTATGTGGTAGTAACCTTCGTGTTGGTTCTGATCAAAGCGCACGTCGTCGAAAATGAAAAATTCCGGCTCTGGACCGAAATAGGCAGTGTCTCCGACGCCGGTGGACTTCAGATAAGCCTCAGCTTTGCGCGCGATATTGCGCGGATCGCGAGTGTAATCTTCTTTGGTGATGGGATCGACGATATTGCAGATTAAGCTCAGGGTCGGCACTGCGCAGAACGGGTCCATTACCGCCGTCGCGGGATCGGGCATCACGAGCATGTCCGAGGCGTTAATGGCTTGCCAGCCGCGGATGGACGAGCCATCGAAGCCCAACCCTTCCTCGAAAATATCTTCCTCGTACTCACTCAGAGGAATGGTGAAGTGTTGCCACGTGCCGAGGAGATCCATGAATTTGAAATCGACGGCCTCGGCGTGTTGTTCGCGCGCGATGCGCACTGCGTCTTTCGGGGTCATACCCTACTGTCCTCCTTCGCTGAAATGCGACTCTTGAACTCTGCTAACTGAACTCAAATGGCTTCCTCGCCGCGTTCGCCGGTGCGGATACGGACGACCTCCTCGACCGACGTCACGAAAATCTTCCCATCGCCGATGCGCCCCGTGCGCGCCGCCTTTTCGATGGTTTCCACGACTTTCCCGACCAGGTCTTCGCCGACGATAATTTCGAGCTTGACCTTGGGGAGGAAATCCACGACGTATTCCGCTCCCCGGTACAACTCGGTGTGGCCCTTCTGACGGCCGAAGCCCTTGACCTCGCTGACCGTTAGGCCGCGTACTCCAATAGTGTTGAGACTTTCCTTAACCTCATCGAGTTTGAACGGCTTAATGATGGCTTCGATTTTTTTCATGACGCCCTTCATTGCGAGTACCCTCCAAGGCTTCTGTAGAGCAAAACCTCATTCCTGTAAAGCGGATTTCCTCGTTTTCCGAGATTGTCGTGCCTGTGGGGTCGCTCGCTGTGTGTATTTTGCTCCGTTGCTACCGCACGTGCGTGTTGGAGTCTTACGGAAGCCAGCAAGACCAATGCCACCGGCGTATTCTTCTTCTCCGTGAGTTCTGGCATGAGAAAGCCTCTTTCCGAAAGATCGATCTCTTCTGGGTGCCTAGTTTCCAGGCATCGCTGGTTTTTTAAGCAGCAGAGGGCGGAGATTTTTTGAGGCTAAATTTCGGCTCTTGCCCCCTCAGCAGCCGAGCGATGTTCTCTTGATGACGAGCGATGATAAAACCCGCAATGACCATGGCCGCAATCACCGGCGCAAGCGGGTAGGACAGCGCGAGCAGGAGCATGGGAGTTGCCGCCGTCGCCGCGAGCGAGGCGAGGGAGACGATGCGGCTCACGGCAAACGTGAGCGCAAACACCGCAAAGGCGAGCAGAATTGCTGTCGGAGCCAAACCAAGAAAGACGCCAAACCCGGTTGCCACACCTTTGCCACCGGAGAAGCCCAGGAAAGGAGAAAAGAGGTGCCCCAGCGCTGCCGCTACGGCCGCACATGCCATCGCGGTGTCCCCTAACTCCAAGTAGCGGACGACGAGCACGGGAGTCAGTCCCTTCGCGACATCTCCGAGTAGCGTGAGCAGTCCGGCCTTTTTGCCTACGCTACGCGCGACGTTGGTGGCCCCGATGTTCCCACTCCCCACTTTACGAACATTGATGCCTAATCTCCTGGCGATGATGGCACCAGTAGGGACGGAGCCGGCCACATAGGCGAGTACGATGACGAGTAGAATAGTCATGCGGATGACCTTGCGTGTGGAAGAACGGCAACGTGGACGGCGAGGGAGAAGCCAAGGAGGAAGCAGGAAGGGTGGTCGGGGTGACTGGATTCGAACCAGCGACCCCACGGTCCCGAACCGTGTGCTCTACCAGGCTGAGCCACACCCCGACACAATAAATCCGGCGAATCTTGAGAATTCGTGCTTCGCATTTAATAGCTTCTGTTGGGTCAGTGGGTCAAGCCCTGTACTGAACGAGCGCCTACTGTCATTCGAAGTGCCGACACTCGGCTGCCTAGTCGTATTACGGGTTCGCTGGGGGAGTGGGTTCCTGCCTTGCCGATGCTGGAGGGGCAGTTTTGGGGTTGGCCTCTTCAAGCGCACGAAATCGACGTTCCAACTCGTCGAACTTATTCGCCATCTCCTGGACGCGGGCAGCGGTAGTTTCGAGCTGCTTGGTCGCAAGGTCACGTTCTTGGCTGACCTGTTGCAGTTCTTGTTCCAGCTTCTGCACGCGCCGACTTGAAGCCAGCAGATAATCCCCGCCGCCGGCCGTGGAGAAAAAATACCCGGTTCCGCCGGTGCCAATAAGCAGACCGATGAGCAATCCGAAAAAAAATCTGAACACAGCTACCTCTTTCTTTACTGGTGATGAGCGGTCCTTTTTACAGGTCGCAAGATAACACGTCTCCAACTGCATGAAACCCGCCCTGGGTCAGCGCGGTCACCTGGTGATCGTCCATCGTGTCGCGACGCCACGCCAGCAAACGGCGACAGCCGCGTTGGCGTGCCCGGGCTTTGGCGAAGTCGAGGAGATTCTGGCCGAGCAGGCCGGAGGCGGACGCCGGCAGCACGGTATCCATAATGGCCTGCCAACCGCATTCCCGCAGTTCCCGCACGTAGCAAACCAGCAGCATTCCGAGAATCGCTCCTTCTTGTTCCGCCACGTAAAAATCGAGACCGGGGTCGCTCGCCAGTCGTCGCCAGTGCCGTGTATGCACGGTGTCGGCAGCGACCGGCACGTCGGGCACATTGGGATAGAGCAGCGTCTGCAAGGCGGGAAGATCGGTGCGTTTGCCGCGACGAATTTTGACTGCCGTGTCATGCATGCCGGGCATGTCTACCATTCCTCGCGGAAAAGTCCAAGGTCCGAGAGTTGGGAGCACCGCGCGCACTGGTGCGGACTGGCTCCCGCTACGTGGCTTCGGTATGGTGCCAGCCTATGCTAGACGCTACTCGCTCCATGACCATCGATCGTCTTTCCTACGGCCCTGCTGGAGTGGGCCGCCTTGACGGGAAAGCGATTTTCGTGCCTGAGACCGCGCCGGGCGATGTCGTCGAAGTGAGGATCGAGGAAGAGAAGAAGGGCTATGCCAGAGGCCGTGTCACAGCGCTGCTGACCGCGTCCCCTTTCCGCCGAGAACCGCCTTGCCCCTACGTGCAGCGCTGCGGAGGATGTCCGTGGCAACACCTGACCTATGAGGAGCAACTGCGCTCCAAGGAGACGCTGGTCCAAGAGCAACTGCGGCGCATCGGTGGCCTGGCCGAAGTTCCGCTGTTGCCCATCCTCCCTTCGCCGCGCGAGTGGCGCTATCGACAGCGCATTCGCCTCCATGTCGAACAAAACACGCGCTTGGGGTTTTCGCCCTCACGCTCGCATGCGGTAGTGGAAATCCAGGACTGCTTGATTGCGTGGGAAGGCGTGGCTGCGCATCTTCAGCTTGCGCGAGAATGGGTGGCTGCTTTGCGCACGCCGGTTGCGCAGCTCGAACTTGCCGTCAACGAAGGCGCGGTGAAGGACGGGGGCGAGCAAGAGGAACCGAACGTGGTGATACTCGGCGAGGCCCGAGGGCCGCTGCATTCGACGGATGAGGCTGCCTGCGAGCGGTTTCTGGCCGCGCATCTGCAGTGCGTGGGGTTGATGTTGTCTGGTCGCGAGTGGCAACGAACCTGGGGCGATACGTCTCTGACGTTCTCCTCGGAGGAATCGGTGCTGACCGCGCGAGATGGTGCCTTTACGCAGGTCAACCCTGCTGCGAATCGAGTGCTGACCGCGTCGCTCTTACAGCTCTGTGCTGTGCATGATCGGCAGCGCGTTATCGAGTTGTACTGCGGAGCCGGGAACTTCAGCGTAGCGCTGGCTCGTCGCGCCCGAGGACTTATCGGCATAGAACAAAACAGCGCCGCCATCGCCGCCGCGCGCGCCAATGCCCAGCGCGCCGGTCTGCCGAACGCACGTTTTGTCCACGACTCGGCGCTCGCTGGCGTGCAGCAGTTGCTCAAGAGCTGCGTCCAGTGTGACGTGATCGTACTCGACCCGCCACGCACCGGTGCCGCCGAAGTGATTGACGTGCTTCCTCAACTGGGGGCCTCTATGATCGCCTATGTGTCGTGCGACCCGGCGACGTTGGCGCGTGATCTACGCCGGCTCCAGCACCATGGTTATCGGCTGCAGGCCGTGCAGCCCATCGATATGTTTCCGCAAACCTATCATGTGGAAACCATTGCCGTTTCTGTCTTGACTTGATGCCCCCTGCCTCCTATGCTGCCCTCAACATTGCCCGAATTGCGAGAAGATTGTTCTCTCTGGAGACTACACATGCCGACGACGCCACAGGAAAAGGTGAAACGCCCAAAGGTCACGCTCATCCCCTCCAAAGGAGTCTCGCAAACCATCAACTATCTGCTCGAAGACCGAAACGAACTAGAATGGCTGGTGGCGATCGGACGCAATAAAAAGGGAGAAATCTTTTTTTACGATACCGGTGGCGACATTATCGAGGACCTCGGTACGCTCGATTATCTCAAGCAACGCCTCGTGCGCGCCCACTTCGGCGATGAGTGGGAATAGAGATCGGGTCCGCTTGCTTGCCGCTCGTGGTTTTCCTTTCGTAGGCTGGGCCTGCTCAAGGCTCGACACGCTTCATCAATCTTCTTCTTCGATCGGACGCTGGGCAATGACACGGTCATTGTCGATGACGAGTGGCACTCGGTCCAGGAATTTGCCGCAGGGTGGGCCGAAGATACATTCGCCAGTGTCAGGCTCGAACGCCGCGCCGTGAGTCGCGCAAAGAATATAGCGCTTGTCCTCGGTGAGGAATTGATTTTCCACCCAGTCCATGGTCATCGGAACATGGCGACAGCGATTCACATAGGCGAAGAGCCGTCCTTCATAATTCATCATGAAGCATTCGATCTCGCGGCCATCGACGAGGAGATAGAATTTCTTGGTTTCGCCTGCAGGTAACTCGCCGACGCGGGCAATCTCAACGGGTGGCGCTTGGAACACAACGTCCTCCTGTTTCCCTCCGACCTGGTGGTCTTGTAGCATGACGGCCCAAGAGGAAGAAGAATGGTGAGGAAGAAGAATGGTATGCAGAGCGTTGTAATCGGCCTTGGCCTATCTCTCCTCTGGCTCTGCCCGGCCTGGGCGCAACAGAGTCCCTTGCCGTTAGAAGACGGCACCTTCCTCGTTTTCCACCCTGTCTTCGTACACTTCGCCATCGCGTTGCTTTTGTTTGGCTTTGTCGTGGACTGGAGTGGAAGCATACTCGAACAACGACAGACACAGGCCGCCGGTCGTCTCGGTTTCCTGGCGGGTGTGGTGGCCCTGGGGCTGGCGATGATGACCGGGTGGATCGAGCAAGAATTGCCGCATCCGGCCAGTGTGTTCGACGAGCAGATGCAAACGACGCTCTTTCGTCACGAGTATTTGGGGTATGGACTCTTCGCGTTTTTTCTCGTCTTAGCGATCGTTCGGATGCGCATTCAGGGGCGGCTACCTGTGCTGTTTCTGCTGCTGGGTTTGCTCGGTTCGGCGGGGCTGCTCTTCCAAGGCTACTTGGGAGGCGAGTTGGTCTACCGCTACGGTGCTGGGGTGCGTGCCGTACAGGTGCTTAGCTCGCAACCCACAGACCCCGAACAAAAAAAAGCCCCGGAGTGAGGCTCCAGGGCCTGAGGCGATCACGCGGTGCGCCGCATCACCCAGCGGTTTCTTCGGCTTTGAACCCCACTTTAGTGTGCGTGCCGTCGCAAAACGGCTTGTTGGCCGACTGGCCGCACCGGCACAGATAAATCGGATCGCTCTGCCCGGTATATTCATTACGCTTTTGGTCCGTCACTTTCGTACCGCCCGTGACTTCGAGCGGCCCATTCTTAAGTGCTCGGATAGTGACATCTGCCATACGTTTCCTCCTTTGCGAAGCTTGCTACCTAACGGTCCTTGCGTCCGCGAGTATGCCACACCCGGCGCGGCGTGGCAATGTTGCGTTCACAGGTAGGGGCGAGGTTACCTCGCCCCTACTAATCCGCTTCATCCGGCGATTCGTCCGCCGGTGGCGGCGGGACCGGTTCCAGCGGCAAGGCGAACGGCTCCAGCGACATCGAGGGCGTGCCCGTCGTGATGAGTTCGGCGATGAGCTTGCCCGTCATCGGAGCCATGACGATGCCGTTGCGATGATGGCCGGTGGCGAGGATGACATTCTCCAACCCTGGAGCCCGGCAGAGAATTGGGCGACGAGAGGGAGAGTAGGGTCGCAGCCCGGCCCAGAAGCGGTGGAGCGGGGCGGTGCGCAGGCCCGGCACCAGCTCCACGGAGCGGTCGATCAGCGCGCGCATGGTCTCAAGCGACACGTCTTTATTATGGCCGACGAATTCGACGGTCGAGCCGATGACCACTTCCCCATTTTTTCGTGGCACCAAGTAATGGTCGTTCCAGGAAATGACGTGCCGCACCAGCGTGGAGCGCACGGTAATCATCTGACCTTTGGCGGGCTCCACCGGAATGGTCAGGCCGAAGACCTCGCCCACTTGGCGGGACCACGACCCAGCCGCGATGACAACCGTGTTGGTGGACACCCACTCGTCGCCGATGCGGACGGCGCTCACTTTGCCGTTGGCGATCCGCGCCTCGGTGACGGTGGCATCGGTGCGGATGGTGGCACCGCGTTGCTCAACCGCTTTCGCCCAGGCTTCGGCGAGTTTGCCGTTATTGAGGTGATGATCGTCCGGGAAATGCACGGCACCACGCAGGTCGGCAGTCAGATGCGGCTCCAACGTGCGTACCTCTTCGGCGGAAAGCCAAGTGGCGGCGGAGCCCTGCTCGCGGCGGAGTTGATAGATCTGGCGATATTTCTGCTCGTCCGTTTCAGTACGGATTAAGTCGAGCACGCCAACTCTTTGGTACTCGACATCGATCCCCGAAAGCTGCTCGATTTCTTGCACCAGCGCGGGATAGAGGGCTTGGCTGGCGCGTTTGAGCCGATACACGGGGCCTTGTCGCGAGCGCCCGCTGGCGACGGCGAGAATCCCGGCAGCGGCGGACGAGGCCTCCTGTCCCGGCTGGTGCTTCTCGACGATGAGAATGCGTTGTTGATGCTCCATGAGGTTCCAGGCAATGGCGAGACCGATAACTCCACCCCCAATAACGACAACGTCGGCTGTCTGTGTCATGGCTCGGCATTGTAGCGAAAAAGACGCCGGACGTAACGAGGAGGGGCTCAGCCTGAGACGTGGGAATATGCCACGCGCTTGGGAGGAGCGGGGACCGCCGTGAAATCCGGGTTCCTCTCTACCGGAACGGTCCATCGCGCAATTCGAGGAAGGCACGCAAGCCGTTTTCCATCAGTGCGCTCATGAGTTTGCGTTTCTCTTCAATCTGCGAGGCATCGATGACCAGCGCGTCGTTGGCGCGGTGCAGCTCCATCGCGTTCTTGAATCCCATCATTTCGTAAGCAGCCTTGATGCTGCGCTTGGTGATCTGCACCGGGTAGGCCGGCACTCTTGCGATACGCTGGGCGACGCGCCGCGCTTCGGGGAGCAACTGGTCGGGCGCGACGACTTTGCTGACCAGCCCGAGCTTGAGCGCCTCTTCTGCGCCGATGGTGTCGCCACTGTAATAGAGGTAGTGCATGGCCTTGTTGTTGTTGGACAGGTAGGGCAGGAGCAATAGCGGGGAGAGGGCAAAATGACGAATTTCCGGCTCGCCGAAGCTGGCAGTGTCGGCGGCAATGGTGATGTCGCAGACTAGCGCGAGATTCGAGCCCGCCGCGATGGCCGGACCGTTGACCGCCGCGATCACGGGTTGACGCAGGTTCCAAATCCGCATCAGGGTATCGAAGTTGAGCTTAATGAGGCGGTTCCAATCCGCTTCATCCCGAGGGGCATCGGCGACCAGTTCTTTGGGGCTAAGGTCGAACCCGCTGGAAAACGCCCGCCCTGCACCGGTGATGAGGACAACGCGGATACTGGGGTCACGGTCGATGGCATCGAGCGCGTCGCGCAGTTCGGCCATCAGTCCTTGCGACAAGGCATTCTGTTTCTCCGGTCGGTTCAGCGTCAACGTGGCGACGCCTTCGTCATGCTCCAGCAAGAGATATTCGTAGGCCATCGCTTCCTCCTCGTTCAGTCCTGACAAGATGGGGTGATGCCGCGCAAGCTTTCGCGCAGTGACCGCAGGCCGGCACCGGGTCCGCCCTGGGCGCGAAACACGGCTGACCCGGCAACCAACATGGTGGCTCCAGCGGCGACGACTTGTGGAGCGGTATCCGGGTCGATGCCACCGTCGATTTCAAGGATCGCCTGGCTGTGGCGTTCGTTGAGTATGTGACGCAGACGGCGTACTTTCTCGATGCTGGCTGCGATGAATTTCTGCCCGCCGAAGCCGGGGTTCACGCTCATGAGCAGAATCAGATCGAGATCGCCGAGCGCTTCTTCCAAAGTGCTGAGTGGCGTGCCGGGGTTGAGGACGACACCGGCTTGCTTCTGTGCGTCTTTAATCAACTGGATCGTTCGATGCAGATGTGGACAGGCTTCTTGATGGACAGAGATGATATCCGCTCCGGCTTTGACGAAGTCGCCAATATATTTCTCTGGCTCGACGATCATCAGGTGGACGTCCAGCGGCAGTGTGGTTGTCTTGCGCACGGCTTCGACGATAAAAGGGCCGATCGTGATGTTCGGCACGAAGCGTCCGTCCATGACATCGAGGTGGATGCCGTCGGCACCAGCCTCTTCCACAGCTTTGATGTCTTGCTCCAAGCGGCAAAAATTCGCCGAGAGCACCGAAGGCATGATTTTTACGGTAGAGATGAGTGTAGTCTGTGTCATAATGCTGAACAGCTCGAAAAAAGAATGGCCTTACCCTACCACACGGAGGAAACCGTGACCACCAATCGAGACCTGGACGTGGCTTGGTCGTACCACAACGGCACCAAACATTCGCTGGAAAGCCTGCGCCGCAATCCTCACGCGCTAGATTGGGGGAATCAGCCGCTGGCGTTCAAGGTGTACACGGAGGTCGAGCGGGTTCCCTTACCGCAGGAATGGCCGTTGGCGGGCATGGCCACTTTGCAGGCGATTGCCGCCTATCCGCCGGCTGTAACCGAGCCGTGCGTGCCCGATGTGCCTACGTTGGCCGCGTTGTTATATCTGTCGGCGGGAATCACCAAACGCCGGGCGTATCCAGGCGGCGAGATCTATTTTCGTGCGGCGGCGTGCACCGGCGCGCTTTATCATATCGATCTCTATCTGGTCTGCGGCGAGCTGCCCGGCCTTGCTGCGGGCGTGTATCACTTCGGTCCGCACGACTTTGCCCTCCACCGTTTGCGCGCAGGCGATTATCGCGGCGTGCTCGCGCATGCCAGCGGTCAGGAACCGGCGGTCGCCCATGCCCCGGCCACGCTGATTTGCACGAGCACGTACTGGCGCAACTCCTGGAAGTATCAAGCCCGCACCTACCGGCACTGTTTCTGGGATGTAGGGACGCTGCTGGCGAATTTTCTCGCGGCAGCGGCGGCGTTGTTCCCGGCTACGCGCCTCGTGGCTGGATTCGCCGATGCCGAAGTCAACCGTCTGCTCGACCTCGATAGCGAGCGCGAGGTGGCGTTGGCCCTCGTTCCTCTAGGAGTGGACGTTGCGCCGGTGCCTGAGGTATCGCCTGCTGTCGTTCCTCTGGGCCGGCAAACCGTGCCGTTATCGAAGACTGAAGTGGATTATCCTGCCATTCGTGCTATGCAGGCGGCTTCTTCTTTGGAGACGACAGCAGAAGTGCAAGCGTGGCGTGGGGCAGTGGCACCCACTCGCCAGACCGACCCTTCTGGAAAGCTGTTTCCACTCGCTCCTTTGTCGGAAGATGATTGGCTTCCTGCGCCCTTGGCGACGGTCATCCAACATCGCGGATCGGCCCGCAATTTCGCACGCGAACCAATCACGTTCGCGCAGCTTTCGACGCTGCTGCTCCAAGCGACGCGCGGAATTCCCGCCGATTTTCTTTCCAATGCCGACCGCTCGCTCACCGACCTGTATCTGATCGTTCATGCCGTGGACGGGCTCGCTCCTGGAGCCTACGTGTTGCACCGTGATCGTCTCGCGCTAGAGCTGTTGCACACGGGAATTTTTCGCAAGGAGGCTGGTTATCTAGGCTTAGGCCAGCAACTACCAGCTGACGCCAGTGTCGCTATCTTCTGCCTGACCGATCTTACCGCCGTCTTACAACAGTTAGGAAATCGTGGGTATCGCGCGGCGCAATGCGAAGCCGCGATTATCGGCGGCAAATGCTACCTGGCCGCCTACGGGCAAAGATTGGGGGCGACGGGTTTGACCTTTTTCGACGATGATGTCACAGAGTTCTTCTCGCCGCACGCGGCGGGGAAAAGCGTCATGTTTTTAACCGCCGTCGGCAAACCGGCAAAACAGAAAATACTTGCCTGAGCCCGGGGCGTCTGAGTACAATGCCGGAAACTGTCTACGCCCTATTTCCCGACCGAGAGAACCCGATTGCCGTGACACCCCGAGCGCTTCCTCATTCTCAACCTTCCCAGACTGGTGAGCAGGTTCTTCCTCATCCGTTTGGTCGTCCTACTATCTCCGTGATCGTGGCCGTCAACAATGGCGGGATACACTTTCGGCGTTGTCTGGAAAGCTTGGCCGCTGCCGTTCCGCCGCCGCACGAAATCATTGTCGTCGCGGATGGGGATACCGATGGGTCGTGGCTGGTCGCCTCCGAGCTGGGGCTGCCTGTGTTTCGTCTCCCGACCCCGAGCGGGTTTGCTGCGGCGCGCAATTATGGCGCCTGCGAAGCCAAGGGTGGGGTGCTTTTGTTCGTGGACCCGGACGTGACCGTGCCAGCAAACGCGATCGCGCAAGTCACGGACGTCCTGACGTACGAGCCCGAGGTTGCCGCCGTGTTCGGTTCCTACGACGATGCGCCCGCCGCCGGCGATTTTCTCTCCCAGTACAAAAATCTGCTGCACCATTACGCGCATCAACGTGCACCTGCCAATGCCTCCACTTTCTGGAGTGCGTGTGGCGCGGTGCGTCGTTCCGTATTTTTCAACGTTGGGGGATTTGACGAGCGGCGCGGCGATGCCGCCGTCGAGGACAGCGAATTGGGCGAGCAATTGCACAGGGCCGGCTATCGAACGCGCCTGTGCAAAACTCTCCAGGTCAAGCGGCTTTCCCCGTGGCGCACGGAAGGATATTTTACCCGCGAGGCAGGGCTCCGTTTACTGCCCTGGGTCGCGTTCTTGTTGAGGCAACGCCATGCGTTTCATAGCTTCGGGTTGCATGCTGCCGGAAAGGCAAGCGTGCCGCTCACGCACGGCTTTCTCGGGGCGCTCCTTAGCGCTGGGCACCAGGCGGAATTTCTGCTGTTTGCCGGAATCGCTCTGCTCCTGCTGCTGGCGATGAATGCGTCGCTGTATCGTTTTTTTCTCAAAAAACGGGGCGCGCGTTTTGCCAATCGTGCGCTCTACCGGCAATGGTTGTTGTATCTCTATTGCGGGCCGGCGTTTCTCCTGAGTTTGGGATTGTTTTGGCGACGGAAACTTAAGCCGGCCCCGAGAAGTCTCTTGCTGGTTCCCGAAGGTCGGCCTAGTTCCTTACAACGTCCGGAGTGGCGGTAAGGGCCTATCCGAATAACGGTGGACCATATGTTATGTCGAGCGAAGCGAGACATCTTTCTTCAGCGTTCAAAGCGAGATTCTTCGCTACGCTCAGAATGACAGCATCGGGTGATAAATGCTTCGCCCCTACGGCTACATCGGCTGCAACGTCAACACGCTGCCTTCTCCATCCGCCGCGATATAGATCGTGCCGTCCGCACCGACCGCCAAGCCACCAGAGAAATCCATGGGGCCGCGCGAACATCCGTCCGGGTCGCCTACCGGCAAATGAGAAGCCAAGGTCTGAACGCTGCCGGTCGCGAGGTTCACGGCGCGGAGTTCTTTCGCTCCACGATCAAGCACCAACAGGATGTCTTCTCGTACAGCCAGCCCCATCGGTTTACTCAGCCCATCGATGACCGTGGTCGTCGCGCCGTTCTCGACTTTCACTACACGTCCGGCTCCGAGTTCACTGACGAAAATCGCGCCATTGTTTGCTACGACTTCGCATGGCTTCGCCAGCCCTTCTGCGAGGGTGGATGTCGTGCCTGCTGCATCGATGCGCAACACCTTGCCGGTGCCGGCTTCGGCGACTGCCACCGCGCCATCATGCAAGCGCGCCACG from Deltaproteobacteria bacterium carries:
- a CDS encoding glycosyltransferase, with product MPETVYALFPDRENPIAVTPRALPHSQPSQTGEQVLPHPFGRPTISVIVAVNNGGIHFRRCLESLAAAVPPPHEIIVVADGDTDGSWLVASELGLPVFRLPTPSGFAAARNYGACEAKGGVLLFVDPDVTVPANAIAQVTDVLTYEPEVAAVFGSYDDAPAAGDFLSQYKNLLHHYAHQRAPANASTFWSACGAVRRSVFFNVGGFDERRGDAAVEDSELGEQLHRAGYRTRLCKTLQVKRLSPWRTEGYFTREAGLRLLPWVAFLLRQRHAFHSFGLHAAGKASVPLTHGFLGALLSAGHQAEFLLFAGIALLLLLAMNASLYRFFLKKRGARFANRALYRQWLLYLYCGPAFLLSLGLFWRRKLKPAPRSLLLVPEGRPSSLQRPEWR